A single genomic interval of Aureliella helgolandensis harbors:
- a CDS encoding L-threonylcarbamoyladenylate synthase translates to MPTTQIVYDCSVAAAILRDGGLVAFPTETVYGLGADATNQAAIQRLFLAKGRPSDNPLIVHLAAVRDWRMAASELTESAKQLLAAFSPGPLTTVLPKSPKIVSSVTGGLNTVGIRIPFAPLALELIAATNLPIAAPSANLSGRPSCTTWQAVLEDLDGRIDAVLAGPPCGIGLESSVVDCTSQHPILLRAGGISLTQLQQVIAEARALPTTSDAAGIGLASPGLRHPHYQPTARVILVGEDALAELPQQPSPAESAYCGLTPPPDDSTLAYIQLYPSVEDYARGYYEFLRETDRRHLRTAFVELVSPTEIGGALRDRQQRSAAREL, encoded by the coding sequence ATGCCGACCACACAGATTGTCTACGATTGTTCCGTTGCCGCTGCGATTCTCCGTGATGGTGGGCTGGTCGCATTCCCTACCGAAACCGTCTACGGATTGGGAGCCGACGCCACGAATCAAGCCGCCATCCAGCGTCTCTTCCTTGCCAAGGGGCGGCCGAGCGATAACCCCCTGATTGTCCACTTGGCTGCCGTCCGCGACTGGCGAATGGCCGCGTCGGAATTGACGGAATCGGCCAAGCAACTGCTCGCTGCCTTCTCCCCGGGTCCCTTAACGACGGTGCTCCCCAAGTCGCCCAAGATTGTCTCCAGCGTCACTGGAGGGTTGAACACGGTAGGTATTCGGATTCCTTTTGCTCCCTTAGCTCTAGAGCTTATAGCTGCGACAAACCTACCGATCGCCGCCCCCTCCGCCAACTTATCAGGTCGGCCGAGCTGCACCACTTGGCAAGCAGTGCTTGAAGACCTGGACGGTAGAATCGATGCAGTCCTCGCCGGCCCCCCCTGTGGCATTGGGCTGGAATCCTCCGTTGTCGACTGCACCTCCCAGCACCCCATTTTGCTTCGCGCCGGAGGAATCAGCCTAACGCAGTTGCAGCAAGTGATCGCAGAAGCACGCGCGCTGCCAACGACTTCCGATGCGGCGGGAATTGGACTCGCTTCCCCTGGCCTGCGCCATCCTCACTACCAGCCAACCGCCCGGGTGATCTTAGTTGGGGAGGATGCCTTGGCAGAACTTCCTCAGCAACCATCACCTGCAGAGTCAGCCTACTGTGGTCTGACTCCCCCGCCGGATGATTCCACCCTCGCCTATATTCAGCTCTATCCGTCGGTTGAGGATTATGCGCGAGGCTATTACGAATTCCTCCGCGAAACAGACCGCCGCCATCTGAGAACCGCATTTGTAGAGTTGGTTTCGCCGACTGAAATTGGCGGAGCCCTACGCGATCGCCAGCAGCGTTCTGCGGCTCGCGAACTCTGA
- a CDS encoding NADH:flavin oxidoreductase/NADH oxidase, giving the protein MPGLFSPFTLKDTTLRNRIVVSPMCQYMSQEGVANDWHQVHYTSMARGGAGAVIVEATAVSPEGRISWGDAGLWNDEQAAALEPIVAAIRKWGAAPGIQLAHAGRKASANRPWEGDDHIPAGEPNAWQPIAPSAIPFGANLPRTPQEMSLQDIARVQQDVVRAAERARDVGFEWLQLHLAHGYLAQNFWSTYSNSRTDHYGGSAENRGRYLLETLSAVRKVWPENRPLAARFSVVEFDGNDEQMLLESIALLKKMKQAGLDTVDISIGFNTPTANIPWGPNFLGDIAGRVLSETGLPGTTSWYIDGPKGADQLIRDGKIDFASIGRPFLADPHWAYKAAKELGVEDAAWKTLPAPYAHWLARYR; this is encoded by the coding sequence ATGCCAGGTCTGTTTAGCCCTTTTACTCTTAAAGACACGACGCTTCGCAACCGAATCGTAGTCTCTCCGATGTGCCAATACATGTCGCAGGAGGGCGTTGCCAACGATTGGCACCAAGTGCACTACACCTCAATGGCACGAGGTGGAGCAGGTGCGGTGATTGTGGAGGCGACCGCGGTTTCGCCGGAGGGCCGGATTTCCTGGGGCGACGCTGGGTTGTGGAACGACGAGCAAGCCGCTGCCCTAGAGCCGATTGTTGCAGCCATTCGAAAATGGGGAGCCGCCCCCGGAATTCAATTGGCTCACGCCGGTCGCAAGGCGTCCGCGAATCGTCCCTGGGAAGGGGATGACCATATCCCCGCAGGAGAGCCCAATGCCTGGCAGCCCATTGCGCCGTCGGCCATCCCCTTTGGTGCAAACCTGCCAAGAACCCCTCAGGAAATGTCGCTTCAGGACATTGCACGCGTTCAACAAGATGTGGTGCGAGCGGCTGAACGGGCTCGTGATGTCGGTTTTGAATGGTTGCAATTGCACCTTGCACACGGCTATTTGGCTCAGAACTTCTGGTCAACCTACTCCAATTCGCGGACCGATCACTATGGCGGTAGTGCTGAGAATCGGGGCCGTTACCTCTTAGAAACCTTGAGTGCGGTGCGGAAGGTGTGGCCCGAGAACCGGCCTCTGGCCGCTCGATTCAGCGTCGTCGAATTTGATGGGAACGATGAGCAAATGCTGCTCGAGTCGATCGCACTCCTTAAGAAGATGAAGCAGGCAGGGCTAGATACCGTTGACATTTCCATCGGCTTCAACACGCCAACTGCTAACATTCCTTGGGGACCAAATTTCCTAGGGGATATTGCCGGTCGTGTTCTGAGCGAAACGGGACTACCAGGAACGACGAGCTGGTATATCGATGGTCCTAAAGGCGCGGATCAGCTGATTCGCGATGGCAAAATCGATTTTGCGAGCATCGGCCGCCCCTTCTTGGCTGATCCGCACTGGGCCTACAAGGCGGCAAAAGAACTCGGGGTGGAAGATGCCGCTTGGAAGACCCTGCCGGCACCCTATGCACACTGGTTGGCTCGGTACCGGTGA
- a CDS encoding DUF1501 domain-containing protein: protein MSTNLDPSRPLGLELTRRHFFGRSSLGLGTAALASVFAPEILANEGTTAGNAIVSSGLSPRAHLKAFHHAPKAKRIVYLFMSGGPSQMELFDYKPQLNIDHGRELPDSIRQGQRLTGMSGNQASLPIAGSKFSFAQHGQSGAWVSELLPHTAKIADDLCFIKSMHTEAINHDPAITFIQTGSQIAGRPSLGSWLDYGLGTSNDNLPSFCVLVTKDKGGQPLYSRLWGSGFLPAEHQGVQFRAGADPVLYLSNPAGVTRASRRRMLDRLNELHAEEYAKRLDPLIEARVAQSEMAFRMQASVPEVADLSSEPQHVLDLYGPDASRPGTFAANCLLARRLLERDVRCVQLFHKGWDQHGGLPGGITKQCSEVDQASAALVTDLKNRGLLEDTLVVWGGEFGRTAYCQGKLAVDNYGRDHHPRCFTTWLAGGGVKPGVSLGTTDEYSYNIVADPVHVHDLNATLLHLLGIDHERLTFKYQGRRFRLTDVEGELVEGILA, encoded by the coding sequence ATGTCAACGAATCTTGATCCATCCCGTCCATTAGGACTTGAACTCACCCGTCGTCATTTTTTTGGACGTTCCAGCCTGGGGCTCGGTACCGCAGCCTTGGCGAGTGTCTTTGCGCCCGAAATTTTGGCCAACGAAGGAACAACCGCTGGCAACGCAATTGTTAGCAGCGGGCTCAGTCCGCGGGCGCACTTGAAAGCCTTCCACCACGCTCCTAAAGCCAAACGCATCGTCTACCTGTTCATGAGTGGCGGACCATCGCAGATGGAATTGTTCGACTACAAACCGCAGTTGAATATCGACCATGGACGAGAGCTGCCCGATTCGATTCGACAAGGTCAGCGGCTAACGGGCATGTCCGGCAATCAGGCCTCCCTGCCCATTGCGGGGTCGAAGTTCTCTTTTGCGCAACATGGTCAGTCGGGGGCTTGGGTTAGCGAGTTGCTTCCGCACACGGCGAAGATCGCTGACGACCTGTGCTTCATCAAGTCGATGCATACCGAAGCTATCAATCACGACCCAGCCATCACTTTCATTCAAACCGGCTCGCAGATCGCTGGCCGGCCGTCACTAGGATCCTGGCTCGACTACGGATTGGGAACGAGCAACGACAACTTGCCGTCCTTTTGCGTCTTAGTCACGAAGGACAAGGGGGGACAACCCCTCTACTCACGTTTGTGGGGCAGCGGTTTCCTACCTGCGGAACACCAGGGGGTGCAGTTTCGAGCCGGGGCCGACCCAGTGCTCTATCTGAGTAATCCAGCTGGCGTAACCCGTGCCAGTCGTCGCAGAATGCTAGATCGACTCAACGAATTGCACGCAGAAGAGTATGCCAAGCGACTCGATCCGCTGATTGAAGCCCGTGTGGCTCAGAGCGAGATGGCATTTCGCATGCAAGCCTCCGTACCTGAGGTCGCGGATCTGTCGAGCGAGCCTCAGCACGTGCTGGATCTCTATGGCCCAGACGCCAGCCGTCCCGGAACCTTCGCCGCGAACTGCCTGCTGGCCCGTCGTCTGCTAGAGCGGGACGTTCGGTGCGTTCAGTTGTTTCATAAAGGCTGGGACCAGCATGGGGGATTGCCCGGGGGAATCACCAAGCAATGCAGCGAAGTTGATCAAGCCAGTGCGGCTTTAGTAACCGATCTAAAGAATCGCGGTTTGCTAGAGGACACGCTCGTCGTGTGGGGAGGAGAATTCGGTCGCACGGCCTATTGCCAGGGCAAACTTGCGGTCGACAATTACGGACGTGATCACCATCCGCGTTGCTTTACCACTTGGCTTGCTGGCGGAGGTGTTAAACCAGGCGTTTCACTGGGCACAACCGACGAATACAGTTACAACATCGTGGCCGATCCGGTGCACGTCCACGATCTGAACGCAACCCTCCTGCATCTCCTGGGGATCGATCACGAGCGTCTAACGTTCAAATACCAGGGAAGGCGATTTCGTCTCACGGACGTCGAGGGGGAGCTGGTCGAAGGCATTCTCGCTTAA
- the coaE gene encoding dephospho-CoA kinase (Dephospho-CoA kinase (CoaE) performs the final step in coenzyme A biosynthesis.): MRLNPTKKRPFVVGFVGGIAAGKTHFGAALESLGAVRIDADAIGHRVLQDPAVQSRLCELFGDAIVRSDGTLDRKALAACVFGDTPVAKAAKLQLEELVHPRIHALAVAKLQEYQAACEPPVVVVIDAPLLLEAGWAPYCDAIIFIETPFAVRARRALERGWTETHLRDREASQLPLNEKRKQATHVVSGQLDESQVAAYCEDLVAQIEMRSGA; the protein is encoded by the coding sequence ATGCGTTTGAATCCAACGAAAAAACGGCCTTTTGTAGTCGGATTTGTAGGCGGGATCGCCGCTGGGAAGACTCATTTTGGCGCGGCCTTGGAATCCCTGGGAGCGGTGCGGATTGATGCCGATGCGATTGGCCACCGAGTCCTGCAGGATCCAGCCGTCCAGTCCCGACTTTGCGAATTGTTTGGCGATGCGATTGTACGATCCGATGGGACTCTCGACAGGAAGGCTCTTGCGGCGTGCGTCTTTGGTGATACCCCTGTAGCGAAAGCGGCCAAATTGCAACTTGAAGAGTTGGTGCACCCGCGAATTCACGCTTTGGCGGTCGCCAAATTGCAGGAGTATCAGGCTGCCTGTGAGCCGCCCGTGGTCGTGGTCATCGATGCTCCGTTGCTGCTGGAGGCTGGCTGGGCACCCTACTGCGATGCGATCATTTTTATTGAAACGCCCTTCGCCGTTCGCGCTCGTCGAGCTTTAGAACGGGGTTGGACGGAAACGCACTTGCGTGATCGAGAGGCATCCCAACTACCACTGAATGAAAAACGCAAGCAGGCGACACATGTCGTTAGTGGGCAGCTCGATGAGTCCCAAGTTGCGGCATATTGCGAGGATCTAGTCGCACAGATCGAGATGCGCAGCGGGGCCTGA
- a CDS encoding zinc-dependent metalloprotease, translating into MQWRSSLCGLWVASISVFTMLPSAQAADYPPFDKVTEGYKVVEPAGDATQSMYTLYTKEKEGELLLELPKNYASKKYFIGLTVASGQVFAGLQAGDFYVQWREYNNRLALIAPNMSIRSGGDSESKDSVNRLFTGQVLLDLPILTMSPRGGPVIDGDLLLVNQAPVFFGASGRSRNSALAKIVKAKAFKQNVELAFELPSTRGDLQTLYYSISEIPENTGYSPRVADQRIGYFTTSYSDYGKYKEDEVDINFVNRWHLVKRDPSLSVSPPVEPIRFYLEHTTPVRYRRWVKQGVLYWNKAFERVGISDAIVVEYQDKSTGENMDKDPEDVRYNFIRWLNNNVSTAIGPSRVHPETGQILDADIVLTDGWIRYFNESFDDYMPLVAMEGMNAETLAWLAEHPNWDPRVRFAKPSQREHVVQQIRRTMARSSGNPNAVQTHMLGDEMLDGLVGRTSQVNGLCMAAQGRRLDTSVMRMILAMGPEAFMNDDTEVESAEPGKKKRKKREAAEEKAEDDDDEGDEKSDKAAADEADATADEAKLAAEKAEAARKAEEEKKAEAAKKEEKKEPELDGMPESFIGPLLADLVAHEVGHTLGLRHNFKASSIYPLNKINSEEVKSEKALAGSVMDYLPINLHFEDGEIQGDYTMIGLGEYDMWAIEYGYTFSKDLDKILARVSEPELQFATDEDTSGPDPLARRYDFSAEPLDYAKEQAILIERFRKNLMNDYVKKGDSWTKARQGYELTLSLQMKNASMMANWIGGAFVNRDKKGDPNERLPIEVVSAERQRTALEFVLSSTFRDDAYALSPELLSRLTKDFFGGFGSDPTWPVHDRILSMQASTLTLLMNATTLRRVYDNEFRVPADEDAFTLPELLTAISDEIWTELDETPEGEFTARKPMISSLRRNLQREHLDRMVDLTLPGNGSSAAYKAISNLCIMKLTSIKKKIDQVLEASEENGIDPYTLAHLMEASQRIEKALDADYVYNQSSSSSGSLILQLLGQDAESEDTSK; encoded by the coding sequence ATGCAGTGGCGTTCAAGCCTTTGCGGCCTGTGGGTTGCAAGTATTTCAGTATTCACGATGCTTCCGTCCGCTCAAGCAGCTGACTACCCGCCATTCGACAAGGTGACTGAGGGGTACAAAGTTGTTGAGCCGGCCGGCGACGCGACGCAGTCGATGTACACCCTCTATACCAAAGAAAAAGAGGGAGAATTGCTGCTTGAGTTGCCCAAGAATTATGCCAGCAAAAAGTATTTTATCGGTCTGACCGTCGCCAGCGGGCAAGTTTTTGCTGGATTGCAGGCAGGGGATTTCTACGTTCAATGGCGCGAATACAACAATCGCTTGGCGCTTATTGCACCCAACATGAGCATCCGGTCTGGTGGAGACTCGGAATCGAAGGATTCCGTAAACCGCTTATTCACTGGTCAAGTCTTGCTCGACCTACCCATCCTCACCATGTCGCCTCGTGGTGGACCGGTCATCGATGGGGACCTGTTGTTGGTCAACCAGGCCCCTGTGTTTTTTGGTGCATCAGGTCGTAGCCGCAATTCGGCTTTAGCCAAGATCGTCAAAGCCAAGGCATTTAAGCAGAACGTTGAACTCGCGTTTGAACTTCCAAGTACGCGCGGCGATTTGCAAACGCTCTACTATTCGATCAGCGAAATTCCAGAGAACACCGGTTATTCCCCACGCGTCGCTGACCAACGCATTGGTTACTTCACGACCTCCTACTCCGATTACGGCAAGTACAAAGAGGACGAAGTTGATATCAATTTTGTGAACCGCTGGCATTTAGTAAAACGCGATCCGTCGCTCAGCGTTTCGCCTCCGGTTGAACCGATCCGTTTCTACCTAGAACACACCACCCCAGTCCGTTACCGAAGATGGGTAAAGCAGGGCGTGCTGTATTGGAACAAGGCCTTCGAACGCGTAGGGATCTCCGATGCGATCGTGGTTGAATACCAAGACAAGTCGACCGGCGAGAACATGGATAAGGACCCAGAAGATGTTCGCTACAACTTTATTCGGTGGCTGAACAACAATGTCAGCACGGCTATTGGCCCAAGTCGCGTCCATCCGGAAACTGGGCAAATTCTCGATGCTGACATCGTCCTAACCGACGGTTGGATTCGGTATTTCAATGAGTCCTTTGATGACTACATGCCGCTGGTCGCAATGGAAGGGATGAATGCAGAAACGCTAGCTTGGTTGGCCGAGCATCCCAACTGGGATCCACGCGTGCGTTTCGCGAAGCCCAGCCAGCGCGAGCATGTGGTTCAGCAAATACGCCGCACGATGGCACGCAGCTCTGGCAACCCCAATGCGGTTCAAACGCACATGCTGGGGGACGAAATGCTCGACGGACTCGTCGGACGCACTAGCCAAGTTAATGGTCTTTGCATGGCTGCCCAAGGGCGTCGTTTGGATACTTCGGTCATGCGCATGATTTTGGCCATGGGGCCAGAGGCGTTCATGAACGACGATACGGAAGTCGAATCCGCTGAGCCAGGTAAGAAGAAGAGGAAAAAGCGGGAAGCTGCTGAGGAAAAGGCAGAAGACGATGACGACGAGGGCGATGAAAAGTCCGACAAGGCTGCGGCCGATGAGGCCGACGCGACCGCCGATGAGGCAAAGCTAGCCGCCGAAAAAGCAGAGGCAGCAAGAAAGGCTGAAGAAGAAAAGAAAGCGGAAGCAGCTAAGAAGGAAGAGAAGAAGGAACCTGAGCTGGACGGTATGCCAGAGTCCTTTATCGGCCCACTCTTGGCCGATCTCGTGGCTCACGAAGTAGGACACACCCTCGGGCTACGGCACAATTTTAAGGCCAGTAGTATTTATCCTCTGAATAAAATCAACAGTGAGGAAGTCAAGTCCGAGAAGGCGTTAGCCGGTTCGGTCATGGACTATCTCCCAATCAACTTGCATTTCGAGGATGGTGAAATCCAAGGTGATTACACCATGATTGGTTTGGGTGAATACGATATGTGGGCCATTGAGTATGGCTATACGTTTTCCAAAGATCTCGACAAAATCTTGGCTCGCGTCAGCGAACCCGAGTTGCAATTTGCTACCGACGAAGACACCTCGGGCCCCGATCCTTTGGCGCGTCGCTATGACTTCAGTGCAGAACCGCTGGACTATGCCAAGGAGCAAGCAATTCTAATCGAGCGTTTCCGCAAAAATCTGATGAACGACTATGTCAAAAAGGGGGATAGTTGGACCAAGGCTCGACAGGGGTACGAACTCACCCTCAGCCTGCAGATGAAGAATGCCAGTATGATGGCCAATTGGATTGGGGGTGCTTTTGTCAACCGCGACAAAAAGGGGGATCCTAACGAGCGACTCCCCATTGAAGTCGTTTCGGCAGAACGCCAACGTACGGCGCTGGAGTTTGTCCTCAGTTCGACCTTCCGCGACGACGCCTACGCACTCAGCCCGGAACTGTTGTCACGCTTAACCAAGGATTTCTTTGGCGGGTTTGGTTCCGATCCCACATGGCCAGTGCATGATCGCATCCTCTCGATGCAAGCGTCGACGCTGACTTTATTGATGAACGCAACCACTCTGCGGCGCGTGTATGACAATGAGTTTCGTGTACCCGCCGACGAAGATGCCTTTACCCTGCCGGAATTGCTAACCGCTATCTCCGACGAAATCTGGACAGAGTTGGATGAGACGCCCGAAGGTGAGTTCACGGCTAGGAAGCCGATGATCAGCAGCTTGCGACGGAATTTGCAGCGGGAGCACTTGGACCGCATGGTCGACCTGACTCTACCTGGTAATGGTTCTTCGGCCGCTTACAAAGCGATCTCGAACCTCTGCATCATGAAGTTGACTTCGATCAAGAAGAAAATTGACCAAGTCTTGGAAGCCAGCGAAGAAAATGGCATCGATCCCTACACGCTCGCACACCTGATGGAAGCCAGCCAAAGGATCGAGAAAGCATTGGATGCAGACTATGTCTACAATCAATCCTCGTCGTCGAGCGGCAGTTTGATCCTGCAGTTGCTGGGCCAAGACGCCGAGTCGGAAGATACGTCTAAGTAG
- a CDS encoding DUF1553 domain-containing protein, with product MFADEPIDFVRDIRPLLSDRCYLCHGPDAGQRATDLRFDLTESAHEIAIVKGEPDASEMILRIESTDGDELMPPPDSNLSLTSEEKRLLRQWVAEGGKYEEHWAFVAPRTPALPDVKQEGWVRNPIDAFVLAKLQKQGLTPSPIADRATLIRRLTFDLTGLPPTLADIDAFVADQSADAYEKVVDRLLASRQYGERMAVDWLDVARYADTYGYQNDRYRAMWPWRDWVIQAFNDNLPYDQFVTWQIAGDLLPDATQNQVLATAFNRNHRQTNEGGSVEEEFRAEYVADRVNTFGTAFLGMTLECCRCHDHKYDPISQREYYQLSAYFNSIDEAGLYSHFNQAVPTPTLRLSEENQEAEIRKAQEQIAILEQRLQELTFDQDAYQRWRSSLSDVRRNTATAAAAERSLAEMLKQSLQANLIGDYPLDALQEAVVPNRAHPDAPGRTNDDPTSIAGRVGQALELSGENSIDVKSGNNFSRTQPFAISLWLNLPEVFDRAVIFHRSRAWTDSGSRGYELLIEEGKLSAALVHFWPGNAIRVRSVAAMPIDQWTHVSMVYDGSSRAAGLTLYINGEPAEIEVVRDGLTKHIHGADGYGGGEADTLTIGQRFRDKGLKHGAVDELKVFDRQLSPLELQLLYLSDAAPENLAEVLYNMDDASLQDYFITQQADYRLLNSELRTARETLAQIVDPVPEIMVMRELPTPRPTFVLLRGAYDAIGEPVERATPKSILPLETSERPNRLDLAQWLVHPDHPLTARVAVNRFWQSLFGVGLVGTAEDFGLQGESPTHPELLDWLARDFVDQHWDVKALIKKMVMSATYRQSSNPTSELLERDPENRWLSRGPANRLSAEMIRDLALASSGLLVDQIGGPPVKPYQPAGLWEEKAGISYERDQGEGSYRRSLYTYWKRTSPPPSMMTLDASNREVCVVRRQTTMTPMQTLVLLNDPQYIEAARMLAVRAIRHSDETASRIAYIFRSLTGRDLTPSESKILLAMYAEQLQYFQSETDAASQLLAIGDQAVPPDMDQHVLATLCVVAEGLISFDETVMKR from the coding sequence TTGTTTGCCGACGAACCAATTGATTTTGTGCGCGATATTCGTCCTTTACTCTCGGACCGTTGTTATCTGTGTCACGGCCCCGACGCGGGGCAACGCGCAACCGACCTCCGGTTTGATTTGACGGAGTCGGCTCACGAGATTGCAATTGTAAAGGGTGAGCCCGATGCCAGTGAAATGATCCTCAGGATTGAAAGCACCGATGGCGATGAGCTGATGCCGCCGCCCGATTCCAATCTGAGCCTGACGTCCGAAGAGAAGCGTTTGCTCCGGCAATGGGTTGCCGAGGGAGGCAAGTACGAGGAGCACTGGGCGTTTGTTGCTCCGCGCACTCCGGCCTTACCCGATGTCAAGCAGGAAGGTTGGGTGCGGAACCCTATCGACGCATTTGTTCTTGCAAAGCTGCAAAAGCAGGGCCTTACCCCCAGTCCAATCGCTGATCGCGCAACATTGATTCGTCGCTTGACCTTTGATCTCACAGGCCTGCCTCCCACACTAGCCGACATCGATGCTTTCGTAGCAGACCAATCAGCCGATGCTTATGAAAAAGTAGTGGACCGCTTGCTGGCGAGTCGCCAGTACGGAGAGCGAATGGCAGTCGACTGGTTGGACGTGGCCCGTTACGCAGACACCTACGGCTATCAAAACGACCGCTACCGCGCTATGTGGCCTTGGCGCGATTGGGTGATCCAAGCATTCAACGACAACCTCCCCTACGACCAATTCGTGACTTGGCAGATTGCCGGAGACCTTCTCCCCGACGCAACGCAGAATCAAGTTTTAGCCACCGCCTTCAATCGCAACCATCGCCAGACCAACGAAGGAGGAAGCGTTGAAGAAGAGTTTCGGGCCGAATACGTCGCAGATCGAGTCAACACCTTTGGAACCGCATTTCTCGGCATGACGCTAGAGTGTTGCCGCTGCCATGACCACAAGTACGATCCCATCTCGCAACGCGAATACTACCAGCTGAGCGCCTATTTCAACAGCATCGATGAGGCGGGACTCTACTCCCATTTCAATCAAGCGGTACCAACTCCCACACTGCGATTGAGCGAAGAGAATCAAGAAGCCGAGATCCGAAAGGCCCAGGAACAAATTGCGATCTTGGAACAGCGCCTGCAAGAACTCACCTTCGATCAAGATGCCTACCAGCGTTGGCGAAGTAGCTTGAGCGACGTCCGCCGTAACACAGCCACTGCGGCTGCTGCGGAACGGTCACTTGCCGAGATGCTGAAACAATCCCTACAAGCAAATTTGATCGGCGACTATCCGCTGGATGCGCTGCAGGAAGCGGTAGTCCCCAACCGCGCCCACCCAGACGCGCCAGGCCGAACGAACGATGATCCAACGTCCATTGCAGGGCGCGTGGGACAAGCCCTGGAGCTGAGTGGTGAGAACAGCATTGACGTGAAGTCGGGGAACAACTTTTCTCGAACCCAGCCCTTCGCGATTTCGCTTTGGCTGAACCTTCCCGAGGTCTTCGACAGGGCCGTGATTTTCCACCGCTCCCGCGCCTGGACTGACTCCGGTAGCCGCGGCTACGAATTGCTCATCGAAGAGGGAAAATTGAGTGCCGCCCTGGTCCACTTCTGGCCAGGCAACGCAATTCGCGTTCGCAGTGTCGCGGCCATGCCGATCGACCAATGGACTCACGTCTCAATGGTCTACGACGGCTCGAGTCGTGCTGCTGGACTGACCCTGTACATCAATGGCGAACCGGCTGAGATTGAAGTCGTCAGAGATGGGCTGACCAAACACATTCATGGTGCCGATGGCTATGGTGGTGGGGAGGCTGACACGCTCACCATCGGGCAAAGATTCCGCGACAAAGGCTTAAAACATGGCGCAGTCGATGAATTGAAAGTCTTCGATCGGCAGTTGAGTCCACTCGAACTGCAGCTACTCTACCTGTCCGATGCGGCGCCGGAGAACCTGGCTGAAGTCCTTTACAACATGGATGACGCTTCCCTGCAGGACTATTTCATCACACAACAGGCAGATTACCGATTGCTGAACAGCGAGCTTCGCACGGCTCGAGAGACGCTAGCCCAAATTGTCGATCCCGTACCCGAAATTATGGTGATGCGAGAATTGCCGACGCCCCGGCCAACGTTCGTCCTATTGAGAGGTGCGTATGATGCAATTGGGGAACCTGTCGAACGCGCCACTCCCAAGAGCATCCTGCCACTGGAGACTTCCGAACGCCCGAACCGACTCGATCTTGCCCAATGGCTCGTACATCCCGACCATCCGCTCACCGCACGTGTTGCCGTCAATCGATTTTGGCAGTCGCTGTTCGGAGTGGGGTTGGTGGGTACGGCGGAAGATTTTGGATTGCAGGGTGAATCCCCAACACACCCCGAATTGCTCGATTGGCTGGCCCGTGATTTTGTAGATCAGCATTGGGACGTCAAAGCGCTGATTAAAAAAATGGTTATGTCAGCCACCTACCGTCAGAGTTCCAATCCGACCTCGGAATTGTTGGAGAGAGATCCAGAAAATCGCTGGTTGTCGCGAGGCCCGGCAAATCGATTGTCTGCGGAGATGATTCGGGATCTGGCGTTGGCCTCTAGCGGCCTGCTAGTCGACCAAATCGGCGGACCGCCTGTCAAACCCTACCAGCCTGCTGGTTTGTGGGAGGAAAAGGCTGGAATTTCGTACGAACGCGATCAGGGGGAGGGGAGCTACCGACGGAGCTTGTACACCTATTGGAAACGCACCAGCCCACCTCCTTCGATGATGACGCTCGACGCCAGCAACCGGGAGGTATGCGTGGTTCGTCGGCAAACGACAATGACGCCGATGCAGACGTTAGTTTTACTCAACGACCCTCAGTATATCGAAGCGGCTCGCATGCTGGCTGTGCGGGCAATTAGGCACAGTGACGAAACAGCGTCGCGCATTGCTTACATTTTCCGAAGTTTGACCGGACGGGACTTGACGCCCAGCGAATCAAAAATATTGCTTGCGATGTATGCTGAGCAGCTCCAGTACTTTCAGAGTGAAACAGATGCAGCTTCACAACTGCTGGCCATTGGGGATCAGGCCGTCCCACCAGATATGGATCAACATGTACTCGCCACTCTATGTGTCGTGGCCGAAGGGCTGATCAGTTTTGATGAAACCGTAATGAAACGCTAA